From a single Alloactinosynnema sp. L-07 genomic region:
- a CDS encoding NlpC/P60 family protein yields MLNATTGVAAAVPPPPPNPSDSELKTSRADAKAKAGRVGELTNQLAQAEARLMDLQADVEAKMEDANKALVDLETAVDTAAKAKADAEAAKREADGAGRDIDTARKQLDDFAAGSYKQGTTMGSMSAYIGAKSPEDLLARAQLLNAVSGSELDALESMERARTVKANKDSLARAALDEANKRQAEAEQAKRDADAATATAQQAQRDQAAKSEQLEAARADYERQLNDAQAKVGGLESQRKRYQDWLAAKQREDAANAAVAGQPRPVINRPSGDRAQIVINRALSQLGVQYAWGGGNGNGPTRGIHDGGVADSYGDYNKVGFDCSGLMIYAFAGVGIRLPHYSGYQATSGRRVPLNQMAPGDMLFWATRGRIHHVAMYIGNNQMVEAPYSGSRVRIAPVRYGGIVPYATRLL; encoded by the coding sequence ATGCTCAACGCGACCACCGGCGTGGCCGCGGCCGTGCCGCCGCCACCGCCGAACCCCAGCGACTCCGAGCTGAAGACCAGCCGCGCCGACGCCAAGGCCAAGGCGGGCAGGGTCGGTGAGCTGACCAACCAGCTCGCCCAGGCCGAGGCCCGGCTGATGGATCTGCAGGCCGATGTCGAGGCCAAGATGGAGGACGCCAACAAGGCCCTCGTCGACCTAGAGACCGCGGTTGACACCGCCGCCAAGGCAAAGGCCGACGCCGAGGCCGCCAAGCGGGAGGCCGACGGCGCGGGCCGCGACATCGACACCGCCCGCAAGCAGCTCGACGACTTCGCCGCGGGCAGCTACAAACAGGGCACGACGATGGGCTCGATGTCGGCCTATATCGGCGCCAAGAGCCCCGAGGACCTGCTGGCCAGGGCCCAGCTGCTCAACGCCGTCAGTGGCAGCGAACTCGACGCGCTGGAGTCGATGGAGCGCGCCCGCACGGTCAAGGCGAACAAGGACTCGCTGGCCAGGGCCGCCCTGGACGAGGCGAACAAGCGCCAAGCCGAGGCCGAGCAGGCCAAGCGCGACGCCGACGCGGCCACCGCGACCGCCCAGCAGGCCCAGCGCGACCAGGCGGCCAAGTCCGAGCAGCTGGAAGCCGCCCGCGCCGACTACGAGCGCCAACTCAACGACGCCCAGGCCAAGGTCGGCGGCCTGGAGAGCCAGCGCAAGCGCTACCAGGACTGGCTCGCGGCCAAGCAGCGCGAGGACGCCGCGAACGCCGCGGTGGCCGGTCAGCCACGGCCGGTGATCAACCGCCCGTCCGGCGACCGCGCGCAGATCGTGATCAACCGCGCCCTGTCCCAACTCGGTGTCCAGTACGCGTGGGGCGGCGGCAACGGCAACGGCCCGACCAGGGGCATCCACGACGGCGGCGTCGCCGACTCCTACGGCGACTACAACAAGGTCGGCTTCGACTGCTCCGGCCTGATGATCTACGCCTTCGCAGGTGTCGGCATTCGCCTGCCGCACTACAGCGGCTACCAGGCCACCTCAGGCCGTCGTGTCCCGCTCAACCAGATGGCCCCCGGCGACATGTTGTTCTGGGCCACCCGTGGCCGCATCCACCACGTCGCCATGTACATCGGCAACAACCAGATGGTCGAGGCGCCGTACTCGGGTTCACGGGTGCGCATCGCCCCGGTCCGTTACGGCGGCATCGTCCCTTATGCCACCAGATTGCTCTGA
- a CDS encoding VOC family protein, with product MDITRAEASAAVGALGWRHVLNTLTTTVTVGSLAEAAEVAVAVAGVGDRLRVDLRPDRVILRLQTPETMSVTSADVEAARRISRAVATEPHAGTQSLEYAIDALDIGAVRPFWRAVLGYVDEPAPGTGLLDPLGQSPAVWFQQMDAPRPQRNRIHLDISVAHDEAEARIAAALAAGGRLLSEDEAPAFWVLADGEGNEACVSTWQGRD from the coding sequence ATGGACATCACCCGCGCGGAAGCCTCGGCCGCCGTCGGCGCCCTGGGCTGGCGGCACGTGCTGAACACCCTCACCACCACGGTCACGGTCGGCTCGCTGGCCGAGGCTGCCGAAGTGGCCGTCGCCGTGGCTGGGGTTGGTGACCGGCTGCGCGTGGATCTGCGACCGGACCGGGTGATCTTGCGGTTACAGACGCCGGAGACCATGTCGGTGACCAGTGCCGACGTCGAAGCCGCCCGCCGCATCTCCCGCGCGGTGGCCACCGAGCCGCACGCGGGCACACAGTCGCTGGAGTACGCGATCGACGCGCTCGACATCGGTGCCGTCCGCCCATTCTGGCGCGCGGTCCTCGGCTATGTCGACGAGCCCGCGCCGGGGACCGGGCTGCTGGACCCGCTCGGACAGTCCCCCGCCGTCTGGTTCCAGCAGATGGACGCGCCGCGTCCGCAGCGCAACCGGATCCACCTCGACATCTCCGTCGCCCACGACGAGGCCGAGGCGCGCATCGCGGCGGCGCTCGCCGCGGGCGGCCGACTGCTCTCCGAAGACGAGGCCCCGGCGTTCTGGGTGCTGGCCGACGGTGAGGGCAACGAGGCGTGCGTGTCGACGTGGCAGGGACGGGACTGA
- a CDS encoding DUF4180 domain-containing protein yields the protein MPTFTTIHDVPIALLDEHGPELATDRDVTDLFGELWEHKPDVVVVPTSRLATDFFELRTRVAGEIMQKFANYRLRLVVLGDITDHVTASKSLADLVRESNQGEHIWFLPTLDALTERLGR from the coding sequence ATGCCGACCTTCACCACGATCCACGATGTCCCGATCGCGCTGCTCGACGAGCACGGGCCCGAGTTGGCCACCGATCGCGACGTCACAGACCTGTTCGGGGAGCTGTGGGAGCACAAGCCCGACGTGGTCGTGGTGCCGACGAGCCGCCTGGCCACCGACTTCTTCGAACTGCGCACCCGGGTCGCGGGCGAGATCATGCAGAAGTTCGCCAACTACCGCCTGCGGTTGGTGGTCCTCGGCGACATCACCGACCACGTCACGGCGAGCAAGTCGCTGGCGGATCTGGTCCGCGAGTCCAACCAAGGCGAACACATCTGGTTCCTGCCGACGCTCGATGCTCTCACCGAGCGGCTGGGCCGGTAG
- a CDS encoding molybdenum cofactor guanylyltransferase — protein MTWAAIVLAGGRATRLGGVDKPALEVGGRSMLAAAVTAVAGADRIVVVGPERPVPVPVVWTLEDEPGSGPVAALAAGLSKIDTADVVVVLAADLPLVSAETVARLLAAVGSTGVVLVDADGRDQWLLSAWPLGPLRAAMPEFPAGAALRRVLSGLDPARLPAAGAEAADVDTPADLARFGE, from the coding sequence ATGACCTGGGCGGCGATCGTGCTCGCGGGCGGGCGCGCGACCCGGCTCGGCGGGGTGGACAAGCCCGCGCTGGAGGTCGGCGGCCGCAGCATGCTGGCCGCCGCCGTCACCGCCGTGGCGGGCGCGGACCGGATCGTCGTGGTCGGCCCGGAGCGGCCGGTGCCCGTGCCAGTGGTCTGGACGCTGGAGGACGAGCCCGGCTCCGGTCCGGTCGCCGCACTGGCCGCCGGACTGTCCAAGATCGATACGGCCGATGTCGTGGTGGTCCTGGCGGCCGACCTGCCACTGGTGTCAGCCGAGACCGTCGCACGGCTGCTCGCCGCCGTCGGGTCGACCGGCGTGGTGCTGGTCGACGCCGACGGCCGCGACCAATGGCTGCTCAGCGCGTGGCCGCTGGGCCCTTTGCGCGCCGCGATGCCCGAGTTCCCCGCCGGGGCCGCGCTGCGCCGTGTCCTCAGCGGACTGGACCCGGCCCGGCTGCCCGCGGCGGGCGCCGAGGCGGCCGATGTGGACACCCCGGCGGACTTGGCGCGGTTCGGCGAGTGA
- a CDS encoding MoxR family ATPase, which produces MTEPGQVELATEGATPARDAQLLERTVFEVKRVIVGQDRLVERMLVGLLAKGHLLLEGVPGVAKTLAVETFARVVGGSFSRVQFTPDLVPADILGTRIYRQANERFDVELGPVVANFVLADEINRAPAKVQSAMLEVMAERHVSIGGQTFPMPDPFLVLATQNPIENEGVYPLPEAQRDRFLFKIIVEYPTAEEEREIVYRMGVNPPEASQILSPAELVRLQGVASRVFVHHALVDYTVRLVLATRTPAEHGLTDVAGWIAYGASPRASLGIVAASRALALVRGRDYVLPQDVVDVVPDVLRHRLVLSYDALADGVPIDHMISRVLQTVPLPQVSARPQAPSGHPAPAGVAGRP; this is translated from the coding sequence GTGACCGAGCCAGGGCAGGTCGAGCTCGCGACCGAGGGCGCGACGCCCGCGCGCGACGCGCAACTGCTCGAACGCACCGTGTTCGAGGTCAAGCGCGTCATCGTCGGGCAGGACCGGCTGGTCGAGCGGATGCTCGTCGGCCTGCTGGCCAAGGGCCACCTGCTGCTCGAAGGCGTGCCGGGCGTGGCCAAGACCCTCGCCGTGGAGACCTTCGCCAGGGTCGTCGGCGGCTCGTTCTCCCGCGTGCAGTTCACCCCCGACCTGGTGCCCGCCGACATCCTCGGCACCCGCATCTACCGCCAGGCCAACGAGCGCTTCGACGTCGAACTCGGCCCGGTCGTGGCCAACTTCGTCCTCGCCGACGAGATCAACCGCGCCCCGGCCAAGGTCCAGTCGGCGATGCTGGAGGTCATGGCCGAGCGGCACGTGTCCATCGGCGGCCAGACCTTTCCGATGCCTGACCCGTTCCTGGTGCTGGCCACCCAGAACCCGATCGAGAACGAAGGCGTCTACCCGCTTCCCGAGGCGCAGCGGGACCGCTTCCTCTTCAAGATCATCGTCGAGTACCCGACGGCGGAGGAGGAGCGCGAGATCGTCTACCGGATGGGTGTGAACCCGCCGGAGGCCAGCCAGATCCTCAGCCCAGCCGAACTGGTCCGGCTGCAGGGCGTGGCCTCCCGCGTCTTCGTCCACCACGCGTTGGTCGACTACACCGTCCGGCTCGTGCTGGCCACCCGCACGCCCGCCGAGCACGGCCTGACCGACGTCGCGGGCTGGATCGCCTATGGTGCGTCGCCGCGCGCCAGCCTGGGCATCGTGGCGGCGTCCCGCGCGCTGGCGCTGGTCCGCGGCCGCGACTACGTGCTGCCGCAGGACGTGGTCGACGTGGTGCCCGACGTGCTGCGCCACCGGCTCGTGCTGTCCTACGACGCGCTCGCCGACGGTGTCCCGATCGACCACATGATCTCCAGGGTGCTGCAGACCGTGCCGCTCCCGCAGGTCTCCGCTCGGCCGCAGGCGCCCAGCGGGCACCCGGCACCGGCCGGGGTGGCCGGCAGGCCGTGA
- a CDS encoding DUF58 domain-containing protein — MEAGLRLLEIDVRRRLDGLLQGNHLGLVPGPGSEPGEARPYQPGDDVRRMDWAVTARTTVPHIRETVADRELETWLVVDLSASLDFGTAACEKRDLAVAAVAAIAHLTRGGGNRVGALISTGEKMIRIPARGGLAHARSLVRKVAETPRAAVGVRGDLSDAIEQLRRPPRRRGLAVVISDFLGSTDWERPLRALSLRHELIGVEVVDPRDIDLPDVGTVVLADPETGRQREVTATALLRKEFGAAAAEHREAVARGIRKAGGGHLVLRTDSDWIADTVRFVVARKRRWSGGVA, encoded by the coding sequence ATGGAAGCGGGCCTGCGGCTGCTGGAGATCGACGTGCGACGCAGGCTCGACGGGCTGCTGCAGGGCAACCACCTGGGCCTGGTGCCCGGTCCCGGCTCCGAGCCGGGGGAGGCCCGGCCCTACCAGCCCGGCGACGACGTGCGCCGGATGGACTGGGCGGTCACCGCGCGCACCACGGTCCCGCACATCCGCGAGACCGTCGCCGACCGCGAGCTGGAGACCTGGCTGGTGGTCGACCTGTCCGCCAGCCTCGACTTCGGCACGGCGGCCTGCGAGAAGCGCGACCTCGCCGTGGCCGCCGTCGCCGCGATCGCCCACCTCACGCGCGGCGGTGGCAACCGGGTCGGCGCGCTGATCTCCACCGGCGAGAAGATGATCCGCATCCCGGCGCGCGGCGGCCTGGCCCACGCGCGGAGCCTGGTGCGTAAGGTCGCCGAGACCCCTCGCGCGGCCGTGGGCGTGCGCGGCGACCTCAGCGACGCGATCGAGCAGTTGCGCAGGCCACCGCGCAGGCGCGGGCTGGCCGTGGTGATCTCCGACTTCCTCGGCTCCACCGACTGGGAGCGCCCGCTGCGCGCGCTGTCGCTGCGCCACGAGCTGATCGGCGTCGAGGTGGTCGACCCGCGCGACATCGATCTGCCCGATGTCGGCACCGTCGTGCTGGCCGACCCGGAGACGGGACGGCAGCGGGAGGTCACCGCGACAGCCCTACTGCGCAAGGAGTTCGGTGCGGCGGCGGCCGAACACCGCGAGGCCGTGGCCAGGGGCATCCGCAAGGCGGGCGGGGGACATCTGGTGCTGCGCACCGACTCCGACTGGATCGCCGACACCGTCCGCTTCGTCGTCGCGCGCAAGCGCCGCTGGTCGGGAGGCGTGGCATGA
- a CDS encoding VWA domain-containing protein, with translation MSLRNFAHPWWFLLLVGVAALVVGYVLLQRALRKRTMRFTNLELLEKVAPARQGWIRHVPAIVLIIGLMLLTTAMAGPTAQQKVPRNRATVLLVIDVSLSMEATDVAPTRLKAAQVAAKSFAEGLTPGVNLGLITFAGTATVLVAPTTDRTGVARAIDNLKLAQSTATGEAIFAALQAIEGFSQVVGGPEGPPPARIVLMSDGKQTIPTENEDDPRGSYTAAKAAAERKIPITTISFGTKDGTVDIEGRVQAVPVDDVAMEEIANLSGGDFYKAATAEQLRKVYDTLGEQIGYEIKEADASRPWMMLGTLAALIAAGSALMIGQRLP, from the coding sequence ATGAGTCTTCGCAATTTCGCGCATCCGTGGTGGTTCTTGCTGCTCGTCGGCGTCGCCGCGCTGGTGGTCGGCTATGTGCTGCTGCAGCGCGCGCTGCGCAAGCGGACGATGCGGTTCACCAACCTGGAACTGCTGGAGAAGGTCGCGCCCGCCCGCCAGGGCTGGATCCGTCACGTCCCCGCCATCGTGCTGATCATCGGCCTGATGCTGCTGACCACGGCCATGGCCGGTCCGACCGCGCAGCAGAAGGTGCCGCGCAACCGGGCCACGGTGTTGCTGGTGATCGACGTGTCGCTGTCGATGGAGGCCACCGACGTCGCGCCGACCCGGCTCAAGGCCGCCCAGGTCGCGGCCAAGTCGTTCGCCGAGGGGCTCACCCCGGGGGTCAACCTCGGGCTGATCACCTTCGCCGGGACCGCGACGGTGCTCGTCGCCCCGACGACCGATCGCACGGGCGTGGCCAGGGCCATCGACAACCTCAAGCTGGCCCAGTCGACCGCCACCGGCGAGGCGATCTTCGCCGCGTTGCAGGCCATCGAGGGGTTCTCACAGGTCGTGGGCGGTCCGGAGGGACCGCCGCCCGCCCGTATCGTGCTGATGTCGGACGGCAAGCAGACGATCCCGACCGAGAACGAGGACGATCCCCGGGGCTCCTACACCGCCGCGAAGGCAGCCGCAGAGCGCAAGATCCCGATCACCACGATCTCGTTCGGCACCAAGGACGGCACCGTCGACATCGAGGGCCGTGTCCAGGCGGTGCCGGTCGATGACGTCGCCATGGAGGAGATCGCCAACCTCTCCGGCGGCGACTTCTACAAGGCCGCGACCGCCGAGCAGCTCCGCAAGGTCTACGACACCCTGGGCGAGCAGATCGGCTACGAGATCAAGGAAGCCGACGCGAGCCGACCGTGGATGATGCTCGGGACTCTGGCCGCGTTGATCGCGGCAGGCAGTGCCCTGATGATCGGTCAGCGCCTGCCCTGA
- a CDS encoding dienelactone hydrolase family protein has product MKLRIVAVAGAVVAAGVIGLEASAAGNPYQRGPDPTVAVLEAARGPFAVNQTAARPSGGFGGGTITYPTDMSQGRFGAIAVAPGFTEGESAIAWFGPRVASHGFVVITIKTNGIFDSPDARGAQLLAALDYLTKSSPVRDRIDATRLGVMGHSMGGGGALHAAAQRPSLRAAVPLTGWSRNKNWSSVRVPTMVIGAENDGVAPPSAHSEPFYQSLGGEKAYLEMNDANHFVTNSATPTVGKFTVSWLKRFIDDDTRYEPFLCPPPQPSRVISEYRDTCPHV; this is encoded by the coding sequence GTGAAACTGCGAATTGTCGCCGTGGCGGGAGCGGTCGTCGCGGCAGGCGTGATCGGACTCGAAGCCTCGGCCGCGGGCAATCCCTATCAGCGCGGGCCGGACCCGACGGTGGCGGTGCTGGAGGCCGCGCGTGGTCCGTTCGCGGTGAATCAGACGGCGGCCAGGCCCAGCGGCGGGTTCGGCGGCGGAACCATCACCTATCCGACCGATATGAGCCAGGGCAGGTTCGGCGCGATCGCCGTCGCGCCTGGCTTCACCGAGGGTGAGAGCGCGATCGCCTGGTTCGGCCCCCGCGTGGCGTCGCACGGGTTCGTGGTGATCACCATCAAGACCAACGGCATCTTCGACTCGCCAGACGCCCGCGGCGCCCAGCTGCTCGCCGCGCTCGACTACCTGACAAAGTCCAGCCCGGTCCGCGACCGGATCGACGCGACCCGCCTCGGCGTCATGGGCCACTCCATGGGCGGCGGCGGAGCCCTCCACGCCGCGGCCCAGCGCCCCAGCCTCCGGGCGGCGGTGCCGCTGACCGGGTGGAGCAGGAACAAGAACTGGTCGTCGGTGCGCGTGCCGACCATGGTCATCGGCGCCGAGAACGACGGGGTCGCGCCGCCAAGCGCGCATTCCGAGCCGTTCTATCAGTCATTGGGCGGCGAGAAAGCGTATCTGGAAATGAACGACGCGAACCATTTCGTCACGAACTCGGCGACGCCGACAGTCGGAAAGTTCACGGTGTCGTGGCTCAAGCGGTTCATCGACGACGACACCCGCTACGAGCCGTTCCTGTGCCCGCCGCCGCAACCGAGCAGAGTCATCTCCGAGTACCGCGACACCTGCCCCCACGTCTGA
- a CDS encoding GtrA family protein produces the protein MHPASPAVSRGERFHTLMEATVRRLPFGLSRLVPPSLLGFGVINGFTFLVDLALLTVLHSGLGWALWLSITVGYAVAFGLSYVLNRAFNFRSHAPMGPQAVTYVVVVIINYLLWILGVGSGLAALGVEYHLARMAAGACEAVYMYCAMRWIVFRDVKPD, from the coding sequence ATGCATCCCGCTTCACCCGCCGTGTCTCGCGGCGAGCGTTTCCACACCCTCATGGAAGCCACGGTCCGCCGCCTGCCCTTCGGCCTCTCGCGTCTCGTGCCGCCCAGCCTGCTCGGCTTCGGCGTCATCAACGGGTTCACGTTTCTGGTGGACTTGGCGCTGTTGACGGTGCTCCATAGTGGACTGGGTTGGGCACTGTGGCTGAGTATCACGGTGGGCTACGCGGTCGCGTTCGGACTGAGCTATGTCCTCAACCGCGCCTTCAACTTCCGCTCCCACGCGCCGATGGGGCCGCAGGCGGTGACCTATGTGGTGGTTGTGATCATCAACTACCTCTTGTGGATCCTTGGCGTGGGTAGCGGTCTGGCGGCTTTGGGCGTCGAGTATCACTTGGCCCGCATGGCTGCGGGGGCGTGTGAGGCGGTCTATATGTACTGCGCGATGCGTTGGATCGTGTTTCGGGATGTGAAACCCGACTAG
- the fabG gene encoding 3-oxoacyl-[acyl-carrier-protein] reductase, translating to MARSVLVTGGNRGIGLAIAQAFLAQGDKVAITHRGSGAPEGMLGVQADVTDTAAIDAAFAEVEAAHGPVEILVANAGITDDTLLMRMDEEKFTRVIDANLTGAYRVTKRATRGMLKARFGRIIYISSVVGLLGAPGQVNYAASKAGLVGMARSIARELGSRNITANVVAPGFIQTDMTDALSDDRKKQILGSVPAARYGQVEEVAAAVTFLASDAAGYINGAVLPVDGGVGMGH from the coding sequence ATGGCACGGTCGGTACTGGTCACCGGTGGCAACCGAGGCATCGGCCTCGCCATCGCGCAGGCGTTCCTCGCGCAGGGGGACAAGGTCGCGATCACGCACCGGGGGTCGGGGGCGCCGGAGGGGATGCTCGGGGTTCAGGCCGATGTGACCGACACCGCCGCCATCGACGCCGCGTTCGCTGAGGTCGAGGCCGCGCATGGGCCCGTCGAGATTCTCGTGGCCAACGCCGGTATCACCGATGACACCCTCCTCATGCGCATGGACGAGGAGAAGTTCACCCGGGTCATCGACGCCAACCTCACCGGGGCCTACCGGGTCACCAAGCGGGCGACGCGGGGGATGCTCAAGGCGCGGTTCGGGCGGATCATCTACATCTCCTCGGTCGTCGGCCTGCTGGGCGCGCCTGGGCAGGTGAACTACGCGGCGAGCAAGGCGGGGTTGGTCGGGATGGCCCGGTCGATCGCCCGTGAACTCGGCTCGCGGAACATCACGGCGAACGTGGTGGCGCCCGGGTTCATCCAGACCGACATGACCGACGCGCTCTCCGATGACCGCAAGAAGCAGATCCTCGGCAGTGTCCCCGCCGCCCGCTACGGCCAGGTCGAGGAGGTCGCGGCCGCGGTCACCTTCCTGGCCTCCGACGCCGCGGGCTATATCAACGGCGCCGTGCTGCCGGTCGACGGCGGCGTCGGCATGGGCCACTGA
- the fabI gene encoding enoyl-ACP reductase FabI, whose protein sequence is MSGLLEGKRLLITGVITDSSIAFHVAKAAQEQGATVILTGFGRMSLVQRIAQRLPQPAPVIELDVQNAEHLDTLADRVREHVDGLDGVVHAIGFAPQSCLGAPFMDAPWEDVSVAVNVSAYSYKALTKALLPLLGPGSSVVGLDFDARVAWPAYNWMGVAKAAFESINRYLARELGPQGIRVNLVAAGPVRTMAAKSIPGFADLESGWKDRAPLGWDVDDATPVAKSVCALLSDWLPATTGSMVWVDGGVHALGL, encoded by the coding sequence ATGTCCGGACTGCTCGAAGGCAAGCGGCTGCTGATCACCGGCGTGATCACCGACTCGTCGATCGCGTTCCACGTCGCCAAGGCCGCCCAGGAGCAGGGCGCCACCGTGATCCTCACCGGCTTCGGCCGGATGAGCCTGGTGCAGCGCATCGCGCAGCGGCTGCCGCAGCCCGCGCCGGTGATCGAGCTTGACGTGCAGAACGCCGAGCACCTCGACACGCTGGCCGACCGGGTTCGTGAGCACGTCGACGGGCTCGACGGCGTTGTGCACGCCATCGGCTTCGCCCCGCAGTCCTGCCTCGGCGCCCCGTTCATGGACGCGCCGTGGGAGGACGTGAGTGTCGCGGTCAACGTCTCCGCGTACTCGTACAAGGCGCTCACCAAGGCGCTGCTGCCGCTGCTCGGCCCCGGCTCGTCGGTCGTCGGCCTCGACTTCGACGCGCGCGTCGCGTGGCCCGCCTACAACTGGATGGGCGTAGCCAAGGCCGCCTTCGAGTCGATCAACCGCTACCTCGCGCGTGAACTCGGTCCGCAGGGCATCCGGGTCAACCTGGTCGCCGCGGGCCCGGTCCGCACGATGGCCGCGAAGTCGATTCCCGGGTTCGCCGACCTGGAGTCGGGCTGGAAGGACCGCGCCCCGCTCGGCTGGGACGTCGACGACGCGACCCCGGTCGCCAAGTCGGTCTGCGCGCTGCTCTCCGACTGGCTGCCCGCCACCACCGGCTCGATGGTCTGGGTCGACGGCGGCGTGCACGCGCTGGGGCTCTAA
- a CDS encoding ferrochelatase, translated as MMVDALLWLSFGGPEAPQDVRPFLENVTRGRGVPPERLDEVEAHYQHFGGVSPINRLNREAIESVRAELERQGIDLPIYFGNRNWHPLVEDTLAQMKADGVETALVFPTSAYGGYSACRQYDEDIARARAAVPDAPELVKLRQFFDHPLFIGAFADAVREAASSLPAETRLVFTAHSVPDSADRAGGPPEEGGRRYSRQVAEAARLVAAELGAPEYDVVWQSRSGPPRIPWLAPDIVEHLDTLDAKAVVVCPVGFVSDHLEVVWDLDTEARDKAKELGIDFARAATPSADPRFAELVVELIREHTADAPVRKLSDFTIAGCTRNGEPCAVACCEPPKRPT; from the coding sequence ATCATGGTCGACGCACTGCTCTGGCTGTCGTTCGGCGGCCCCGAGGCCCCGCAAGACGTTCGCCCGTTCCTGGAGAACGTCACGCGGGGCCGCGGTGTGCCGCCCGAGCGCCTCGACGAGGTCGAGGCGCACTATCAGCACTTCGGCGGCGTCTCCCCGATCAACCGGCTCAACCGCGAGGCCATCGAGTCCGTCCGCGCCGAGCTGGAGCGCCAGGGCATCGACCTGCCGATCTACTTCGGCAACCGCAACTGGCACCCGCTGGTCGAGGACACCCTGGCCCAGATGAAGGCCGACGGGGTCGAGACCGCCCTGGTGTTCCCGACCAGCGCCTACGGCGGCTACTCGGCCTGCCGCCAGTACGACGAGGACATCGCCCGGGCCCGCGCGGCGGTGCCCGACGCGCCCGAGCTGGTCAAGCTGCGCCAGTTCTTCGACCACCCGCTGTTCATCGGCGCGTTCGCCGACGCGGTCCGCGAAGCCGCGTCGAGCCTGCCCGCCGAGACCCGGCTGGTCTTCACCGCGCACTCGGTTCCGGACTCGGCCGACCGCGCGGGCGGCCCGCCGGAGGAAGGCGGACGGCGGTACTCCCGCCAGGTCGCCGAGGCCGCCCGCCTCGTCGCCGCCGAACTGGGCGCGCCGGAGTACGACGTGGTGTGGCAGTCGCGGTCCGGACCGCCGCGGATTCCGTGGCTGGCCCCGGACATCGTCGAGCATCTGGATACCCTCGACGCCAAGGCGGTCGTGGTCTGTCCGGTCGGGTTCGTCAGCGACCATCTGGAGGTCGTGTGGGACCTCGACACCGAGGCCAGGGACAAAGCCAAGGAACTGGGCATCGACTTCGCCCGCGCCGCGACCCCAAGCGCCGACCCGCGCTTCGCGGAGTTGGTGGTCGAGTTGATTCGCGAGCACACGGCGGACGCGCCGGTCCGCAAGCTGTCGGACTTCACGATCGCGGGCTGCACCCGCAACGGCGAACCGTGCGCGGTGGCGTGCTGCGAACCGCCGAAGCGGCCGACGTAG
- a CDS encoding YcxB family protein produces the protein MRLRWDPEPADWADGIRATVPFARWSRWFALALAVGSVVLFLIGQTGPAVFGLASALVIAMLPALDVWLAFRRDPIAGRTVTADVDGHTIRMMTADGTAYSDIQLAELTGWAETERNFVLRTGSRGFHPLPGRAFDSTEDLDRFRDLLVSTIGPAGGS, from the coding sequence ATGAGACTGCGATGGGATCCCGAACCCGCGGACTGGGCCGACGGGATCCGGGCCACCGTGCCGTTCGCCCGCTGGAGCCGGTGGTTCGCGCTGGCGCTCGCGGTCGGCTCGGTCGTGCTGTTCCTCATCGGACAAACCGGACCCGCGGTGTTCGGCCTGGCGAGCGCGCTGGTCATCGCCATGCTGCCCGCCCTCGACGTGTGGCTGGCGTTCCGCCGCGACCCGATCGCGGGTCGGACGGTCACCGCCGATGTCGATGGTCACACCATCCGGATGATGACCGCGGACGGCACCGCGTACAGCGACATCCAGCTGGCTGAGCTGACCGGCTGGGCCGAGACGGAGCGGAACTTTGTCTTGCGCACCGGATCTCGCGGCTTCCACCCGCTGCCTGGCCGCGCGTTCGACAGCACCGAGGACCTCGACCGCTTCCGGGACCTGCTCGTGAGCACCATCGGACCCGCGGGCGGGAGCTGA